catcaataatATCACCACTAGATGACATCTTGTCGTCTTCCACTCCTCCTTCTGTCTTTCACTCCTTCCTTCTTTCTTATGAAGATTGTCCCCGAGTCAGGGCCTCTGCCTGGATTCCCCAGGGCCTCTGGATTCTCCAGGGCCTCTTGATTCTCCAGGGCCTCTTGATTCCCCAGGGCCTCTGGATTCTCCAGGGCCTCTGCCTCCATTCAtactctgcgtcccaaatggcacccttctccgtaaatagtgcactacttttgaccaggatccatAAGGAAACCCATAGGTCTCTTTTTAAAAAGTAGGTTCTTGTTTGttttgtcacgtgcacaagttgAAGGAAAAAGAAAACCGTACACTGCTCTTGATAttatcactgatctttaatacgctttacgtatcggcctcacggccttcgtcagagcttttgtgaataaaataaaaaactagcCAGAGctctttttccttcatcttgttcaactgttaccatggcacctgcaaaaaagattgctcagatgtgcgagtgcctttttgaATTTTGAGTCACATGCATAAGAACAGTGAAATGCTGTAACGGctatcgtcctcctcatctgaggagaagtttgaaggatcggaagaccaatgcgcagcgtggtaagtgtccataacgtttattttaaaacataaactgaacactatgaaatacaaaacaataaatgtgaacatgaacgaaaccgaaacagtaccgtgtggcaacaaacactcacacgaaaacaaacacccacaaccccaacagaaaacaggctacctaaatatggttcccaatcagagacaatgacaaacacctgcctctgattgagaaccatatcaggccaaacgaaaaccccacatagaaacagaaaacatagaacccacccaactcacgtcctgaccaacactaaaacaaagaaaatacaaagaactagggtcagaacgtgacaaatgcTTAACTTGTAAGacctacccaacagtgcagtaatcaatatcaaaatagtataactaatattgtttattttttaacaCAAGAAATAAGAAATGAAAGAGGAAGCTATATACAAGTTCAAGGTTCAGTGccacagagaggaagctatatacaggatgCCAGTACTacatgtacagggatactggagtaattgaggtagatatgtaaatGTAGCCAGGGATTaggagaaagtgactggtagcagaaTAATTCATACTAATAGTAAACAGTATGGcagtagcatgtgtgtgtgtttcagtgtagGCGTGATAGGCGGATATACATGGAAACAGGgaggaaagtgactggtagcaggaatatatactgtacatggaaaCAGGgaggaaagtgactggtagcaggaatatatactgtacatggaaaCAGGgaggaaagtgactggtagcaggaatatatactgtacatggaaaCAGGaaggaaagtgactggtagcaggaatatatactgtacatggaaaCAGGgaggaaagtgactggtagcaggaatatatactgtacatggaaaCAGGaaggaaagtgactggtagcaggaatatatactgtacatggaaaCAGGaaggaaagtgactggtagcaggaatatatactgtacatggaaaCAGGaaggaaagtgactggtagcaggaatatatactgtacatggaaaCAGGaaggaaagtgactggtagcaggaatatatactgtacatggaaaCAGGgaggaaagtgactggtagcaggaatatatactgtacatggaaaCAGGgaggaaagtgactggtagcaggaatatatactgtacatggaaaCAGGaaggaaagtgactggtagcaggaatatatactgtacatggaaaCAGGaaggaaagtgactggtagcaggaatatatactgtacatggaaaCAGGgaggaaagtgactggtagcaggaatatatactgtacatggaaaCAGGaaggaaagtgactggtagcaggaatatatactgtacatggaaaCAGGaaggaaagtgactggtagcaggaatatatactgtacatggaaaCAGGaaggaaagtgactggtagcaggaatatatactgtacatggaaaCAGGaaggaaagtgactggtagcaggaatatatactgtacatggaaaCAGGgaggaaagtgactggtagcaggaatatatactgtacatggaaaCAGGgaggaaagtgactggtagcaggaatatatactgtacatggaaaCAGGaaggaaagtgactggtagcaggaatatatactgtacatggaaaCAGGaaggaaagtgactggtagcaggaatatatactgtacatggaaaCAGGgaggaaagtgactggtagcaggaatatatactgtacatggaaaCAGGaaggaaagtgactggtagcaggaatatatactgtacatggaaaCAGGaaggaaagtgactggtagcaggaatatatactgtacatggaaaCAGGaaggaaagtgactggtagcaggaatatatactgtacatggaaaCAGGaaggaaagtgactggtagcaggaatatatactgtacatggaaaCAGGaaggaaagtgactggtagcaggaatatatactgtacatggaaaCAGGGAGGAAAGTGGTTATGGTGTGTTGCAGGAGATGGGTCGGATTAGGAGGAGATGGGTCGGATTAGGAGGAGATGGGTCGGATTAGGAGGAGATGGGTCGGATTAGGAGGAGATGGGTCGGATTAGGAGGAGATGGGTCTGAGCAGGAGGAGATGGGTCGGATTAGGAGGAGATGGGTCGGATTAGGAGGAGATGGGTCTGAGCATGTGGAGATGGGTCGGATTAGGAGGAGATGGGTCAGATTAGGAGGAGATGGGTCTGAGCAGGAGGAGATGGGTCTGATTAGGAGGAGATGGGTCTGATTAGGAGGAGATGGGTCGGATTAGGAGGAGATGGGTCGGATTAGGAGGAGATGGGTCAGATTAGGAGGAGATGGGTCTGAGCAGGAGGAGATGGGTCAGATTAGGAGGAGATGGGTCGGATTAGGAGGAGATGGGTCGGATTAGGAGGAGATGGGTCTGAGCAGGAGGAGATGGGTCGGATTAGGAGGAGATGGGTCGGATTAGGAGGAGATGGGTCTGAGCATGTGGAGATGGGTCGGATTAGGAGGAGATGGGTCAGATTAGGAGGAGATGGGTCTGATTAGGAGGAGATGGGTCGGATTAGGAGGAGATGGGTCGGATTAGGAGGAGATGGGTCGGATTAGGAGGAGATGGGTCAGATTAGGAGGAGATGGGTCGGATTAGGAGGAGATGGGTCGGATTAGGAGGAGATGGGTCGGATTAGGAGGAGATGGGTCAGATTAGGAGGAGATGGGTCGGATTAGGAGGAGATGGGTCGGATTAGGAGGAGATGGGTCGGATTAGGAGGAGATGGGTCAGATTAGGAGGAGATGTGTCGGTGCAGGAGGAAATGGGTCGGAGCAGGAGGAGGACATGggtcggaggaggaggaggacatgggTCGGCGCAGGAGGAAAAGCGTGAGATAATTATCATCAAAAGAAGCCCAGTAGCCCCACTCGGCTTGTGGTGTCGTTGTTGCTAACACCTACGCTTATCAGTCATGGCTCCATTAGCAGAGGGAGTTACCCTTGTCACTAACCACATTTGCTGTTGAGGAAGTGACTGCAATGGAAACAGCCAGTGAGTTTATTTTAGTCAAGGTGCCGTTGCAAATGTATGCTAATACAAATGAGATAAGATCAACAGAAGCGTTAATCATTCCATGAAAGAAATAACTATTTTTAGGAAGTCGAGAGCTGATAGAAATAGATACTATGACTCGATTGAGAAGGTTTTTCCCAGTTCAGCATCAATTAAAGACGCTCAGAGTACGGTCAGCCAGACCAGTTATGAAATCCCTTTTGTAAAAGATCcaacacttttatttatttctggAAAAAAAGCGTGGCTGTAGAATCTCAAAATAGTGACTATCATTAAGGGATGTAAAGTCGATGTTGCATAAACTGTTCATGAATGATCATAATTGATTCACatacaataaatgtttttttctttatCATTTTATTGAGGTATTGACTCAATAGcacaagttaaataaataaatacaataaaattACTCTATAAAATGCAACTAAATAACATAACAATTAGGTATTAGACACttcaaataaattaaataaattaaataaatatggtCAAATTCCATTTAAATAACAATATATAAATAGACAACAATACAACTATAATGAACAAATAAATTAGAAATAATAATAGCTATATGAATAAAAAAGAGGAAGACATTCAGAATCAATTAGAAACTATTTTAACTTCTCAATAAGATGTAGCAGCCGATATCAAAAATGCTAAAAATACATTGAATCGTCGTCAGAATTCCTTCAGATAAAAGGACATAGTACGGTTGGTTTGAGCGCTGTGGATGGAGGTTCAGCAGCAGGTCCTGTGAGTAACACTAGTTCAGTACATAGTACTTTAACATTATAGAAAGATGCTGCCATGGTAACACCACGGTAACACATCTGTTATACAATAAACCCCAAGTATATATAAACTGCTACAGTTTACATAGGTTGGTATAATtcctctagcctggtcccagatctgtttgtgctcttgacTACTCTATGCTGTCGTTGCAAGCCAATGTTTGGCATGTCAAAGGGAGGCAAGAAGTGgtatgatggcacaaacagactggtacccaggcttaTAATTCCTCATCTTTGACAGAAGAGTATAAAAGCATTGGCTTTAACATAAAACAACAATGCCTTAACCTCAGTCAACTTCAGTAGATGAAACGACCCCGACTCCTATCAGGTAACCTTCCCGTAACTTCTTCTTCTTCATGTAATTAGCTACATTTTCTCTCACACTGGCTGCATCCAAAATGGGgacctattccctgtatataatTCACCCATAGAGCTCTTGTCAAaagtatagggaataggttggcatttgggacacaaccttcCTCTCTGTCGTCAGCCATTTTTGTCTGTCTTACAAGGCGAACACGCCAAAGAAGTTCTTCCCAGCGCCACTCTCCAGATAGGGTAGAAGCCTGTTCTCTGTGACTGTCCGGAGCCTGTCTCCCTTCTCCAGGCTGAACACTGCTCCCACATACACTGCATTATACCATTTTCCTTCACTCACAGCCTCGTTGTTGGAAGACTTCTTACACACGGTACGTACAGAGTTGAGCAGCGTCTGGTACTCCTTGTTGTCTTCGGTGCCGTAGCTTGGGGACCAGCGTGTGACCGTGTTACTCAGGTGAACCATGTCCTGGTTGTTAGGGTGCTTGCGGTCGGCCTTGCAGCTGACGTGGAAAGAGACTTGGCTGTAGATGAAGTATAGGCCTGTCTGGGGAATCACAATTTCGTTGTTGTTGAGTTCAAGACCCCCCTGTGAGAATCCCTGGCCCTCGTCATCTGTCCACTCCACTGAGGACTTGTATCCTCCATTGGCGTTGTATTCACCTAAaatgggaagggaggagagagagagagagaggttggacaTGAATATAATTCATATTGACTCCATGAGTCAGATATTGACTCATGGAGCACTTCGACTCACCATCTCTATTGAG
This region of Salvelinus namaycush isolate Seneca chromosome 32, SaNama_1.0, whole genome shotgun sequence genomic DNA includes:
- the LOC120027290 gene encoding tumor necrosis factor-like; protein product: MEGDCSRVTVDLENSPVYPSPTVTLVREKSTRQWRLCGALLAMALCVSAALFITSHAKKQDSNEKANGLPLTLRQLSGNRKTAIHLEGEYNANGGYKSSVEWTDDEGQGFSQGGLELNNNEIVIPQTGLYFIYSQVSFHVSCKADRKHPNNQDMVHLSNTVTRWSPSYGTEDNKEYQTLLNSVRTVCKKSSNNEAVSEGKWYNAVYVGAVFSLEKGDRLRTVTENRLLPYLESGAGKNFFGVFAL